The Sphingosinicella humi genome has a window encoding:
- the thrS gene encoding threonine--tRNA ligase: protein MTQHFKITLPDGSVREVEQGTTPADVAAAIGPGLAKAAMAARINGEVRDIGRPFESDAELALITSRDEAEALELVRHDYAHVLAEAVQNLFPGTQITFGPATEDGFYYDFAPNPERGPFTEEDLPAIEEEMRRIIARDEPLVREVWTRDEVRGFFVKNGETFKAEWVMELPAEETITMYRSGQWVDLCRGPHLASTGKLDPQAFKLTRVSGAYWRGDQKNAMLSRIYGTGWLNKKQLDAHLVRLEEAAKRDHRKLGQEMDLFHLQAEAHGSVFWHPNGYIIWRELEAYMRRAIDEAGYQEVKTPQVMDARQWEQSGHWGKYRENMFVIPDEVPNVEDEGPIVSGDADWMALKPMNCPAHVLIFKQGIKSYRDLPLRIYENGCCHRNEPHGALHGLMRVRQFTQDDAHIFCREDQIVEEVRAFCELSDRIYKDFGFSYAIKLALRPDKRFGSDEVWDLAEAELRDAVMKAGFATEQYGWEELPGEGAFYAPKLEWHLTDAIGRTWQVGTIQSDRVLPDRLDATYVGEDGERHRPIMLHRAIFGSYERFIGILIEHYAGKLPLWLAPVQAVVATIVSDANDYAREVEAKLRAAGIRVEADLRNEKINYKVREHSLAKVPNLLVVGKREAEERTVALRPLGAEARQEVMALDELVERLRTEALPPDLRG from the coding sequence ATGACGCAGCACTTCAAGATCACCCTTCCCGACGGCTCCGTGCGTGAGGTGGAGCAGGGAACCACACCCGCCGATGTCGCGGCGGCGATCGGGCCGGGCCTCGCCAAGGCGGCGATGGCGGCGCGGATCAATGGCGAGGTGCGCGATATCGGCCGGCCGTTCGAAAGCGATGCCGAGCTTGCGCTGATCACGTCCCGCGACGAAGCGGAGGCGCTGGAGCTGGTGCGGCACGATTATGCCCATGTGCTGGCCGAGGCGGTGCAGAATCTGTTTCCCGGAACGCAAATCACCTTCGGGCCGGCGACCGAGGACGGCTTCTATTATGATTTCGCGCCCAATCCGGAGCGCGGCCCCTTCACCGAGGAAGACCTGCCGGCGATCGAGGAGGAGATGCGCCGGATCATCGCCCGGGATGAGCCGCTGGTGCGCGAGGTGTGGACACGCGACGAGGTGCGCGGATTCTTCGTGAAGAACGGCGAGACGTTCAAGGCGGAGTGGGTGATGGAGCTCCCTGCCGAAGAGACGATCACCATGTATCGCTCGGGCCAGTGGGTCGATCTTTGCCGGGGCCCGCACCTGGCCTCCACCGGAAAGCTCGACCCCCAGGCGTTCAAGCTGACGCGAGTCTCGGGTGCCTATTGGCGCGGCGACCAGAAGAACGCGATGCTCTCGCGCATCTACGGCACGGGCTGGCTGAACAAGAAGCAGCTCGACGCCCATCTCGTGCGGCTGGAGGAAGCGGCCAAGCGCGACCACCGCAAGCTGGGCCAGGAGATGGACCTGTTCCACCTCCAGGCCGAGGCGCATGGCTCGGTCTTCTGGCACCCGAACGGCTACATCATCTGGCGCGAGCTCGAAGCCTATATGCGCCGCGCGATCGACGAAGCCGGCTATCAGGAGGTGAAGACTCCGCAGGTCATGGACGCCCGCCAATGGGAGCAGTCCGGCCACTGGGGCAAGTATCGCGAGAATATGTTCGTCATTCCCGACGAGGTGCCCAATGTCGAGGACGAGGGGCCGATCGTCTCCGGCGATGCCGACTGGATGGCGCTGAAGCCGATGAACTGCCCGGCGCACGTTCTGATCTTCAAGCAGGGCATCAAGAGCTATCGCGACCTGCCCCTGCGCATCTACGAGAATGGCTGCTGCCACAGGAACGAGCCGCACGGCGCGCTTCACGGCCTGATGCGCGTCCGCCAGTTCACGCAGGACGACGCCCACATCTTCTGCCGCGAGGATCAGATCGTCGAGGAAGTGCGCGCGTTCTGCGAACTGTCCGACCGCATCTACAAGGATTTCGGCTTCAGCTATGCGATCAAGCTCGCGCTCCGTCCGGACAAGCGCTTCGGCAGCGACGAAGTCTGGGATCTGGCCGAGGCGGAACTGCGCGACGCGGTGATGAAAGCGGGCTTCGCGACCGAGCAATATGGCTGGGAGGAGCTGCCGGGAGAGGGTGCCTTCTATGCGCCCAAGCTCGAATGGCATCTCACCGACGCGATCGGCCGCACCTGGCAGGTCGGCACGATCCAGTCGGATCGCGTGCTGCCCGACCGGCTCGATGCGACCTATGTCGGCGAGGACGGCGAGCGCCACCGCCCGATCATGCTCCACCGCGCCATCTTCGGCTCGTACGAGCGCTTCATCGGCATCCTCATCGAACATTATGCCGGCAAGCTGCCGCTCTGGCTGGCGCCGGTGCAGGCGGTGGTGGCGACGATCGTCTCCGACGCGAACGATTATGCGCGCGAGGTGGAGGCGAAGCTTCGCGCCGCCGGGATCCGGGTGGAGGCCGATCTTCGCAACGAGAAGATCAACTATAAGGTGCGTGAGCACAGCCTCGCCAAGGTCCCCAACCTTCTCGTCGTGGGCAAGCGCGAGGCGGAGGAGCGGACGGTGGCGCTGCGACCGCTGGGCGCCGAGGCGCGGCAGGAAGTGATGGCACTCGACGAGCTCGTCGAGCGGCTCCGGACCGAGGCGCTGCCGCCGGATCTGCGCGGCTGA
- the infC gene encoding translation initiation factor IF-3, protein MNRRPSAPPLSGPRYNEFISSPKVRVIDENGENLGVMLTAEAIEQAAEVGLDLVEVSPNADPPVAKFLDVGKYKYEAQKKANLARKTQKTQEIKEIKMRPNIDDHDYDTKMKKVFAFIEEGDKVKVTLRFRGRELAHGQLGMQLLQRVQENVAEIAKVEQHPRMEGRQMLMVLAPK, encoded by the coding sequence TTGAATCGGCGCCCATCCGCGCCGCCCCTGTCCGGCCCCCGCTACAACGAATTCATCTCATCGCCCAAGGTGCGCGTGATCGATGAAAATGGCGAGAATCTAGGGGTCATGCTGACCGCCGAGGCCATCGAACAGGCGGCCGAGGTCGGTCTCGATCTCGTCGAGGTTTCTCCGAACGCCGATCCGCCCGTCGCCAAGTTTCTCGACGTCGGCAAATATAAGTATGAGGCCCAGAAAAAGGCCAATCTCGCCCGCAAGACGCAGAAGACGCAGGAGATCAAGGAGATCAAGATGCGTCCGAACATCGACGACCATGATTACGACACCAAGATGAAGAAGGTATTCGCCTTCATCGAGGAGGGCGACAAGGTGAAGGTGACCTTGCGCTTCCGCGGCCGTGAGCTCGCCCATGGCCAGCTCGGCATGCAGCTGCTGCAGCGCGTCCAGGAGAATGTCGCGGAGATTGCCAAGGTCGAGCAGCATCCGCGCATGGAAGGCCGCCAGATGCTGATGGTGCTCGCGCCGAAATAA
- a CDS encoding cation:proton antiporter — protein sequence MLFVDSLMVKIALIGVLGVGAQWIAWRTGRPAIALMLLTGLIAGPVLGIIDPERDFGALQEPIIKLAVAVILFDGGLSLNFRELRHHAGPAVLRLVILGVPIGWALGTAAAYYGAGLSLPVSALFGGILVVTGPTVIGPMLRTLRIGQRPANILKWEGIVNDPIGALLAVFIFAYITYQGEQVSVGAIALDVALSSLLAGLIGFGLGYAITWLFPRGFVPEFLKAPVLLVFVIGGFIVADLIQHETGLVTVTVMGITLANRPIYSFQALRRFKEDLGVLLVSGVFIILPATLDWETLRAFEARFLVFLILLLFVVRPVTVLVSLFLSKVPWRERLFIAWIAPRGVVAVAITGLFALRLTEFGVADADALIPLSFGVVVATIFAHGFTAQKLAEHLGIDQGPGRGVLLIGANSWTIAFGRILKQLEIPVTVADTSKLALRTARRAELDVYRGDILDEVTQDHIDMKQFQQLVAATDNDAYNALVCADLGPELGFEAVSQIGADQERGPVRGRVLMPGGPSIEELVTRQAAGWQFSRTRLSEEFGLKDHLAARPEGAESLAVLKPSGRLLFFSTDARPVTEAGDTVISYVPPEKAAQRREKKAAQAAARPAATS from the coding sequence ATGCTTTTCGTCGACTCGCTGATGGTGAAGATCGCCCTCATCGGCGTGCTCGGCGTCGGCGCGCAGTGGATCGCCTGGCGCACGGGGCGTCCCGCCATCGCGCTGATGCTGCTCACCGGCCTCATCGCCGGGCCGGTGCTCGGCATCATCGATCCGGAACGCGATTTCGGCGCCCTGCAGGAACCGATCATCAAGCTCGCCGTCGCCGTCATCCTGTTCGACGGCGGCCTCAGCCTCAACTTCCGCGAGCTGCGCCATCATGCCGGCCCGGCGGTGCTGCGGCTCGTCATTTTAGGGGTGCCGATCGGCTGGGCGCTCGGCACCGCGGCCGCCTATTATGGCGCGGGCCTCTCCCTGCCCGTCTCCGCGCTGTTCGGCGGCATATTGGTGGTCACCGGGCCGACGGTGATCGGGCCGATGCTGCGGACGCTCCGCATCGGACAGCGGCCGGCGAACATCCTCAAATGGGAAGGCATCGTCAACGACCCCATCGGCGCGCTGCTCGCCGTCTTCATCTTCGCCTACATCACCTATCAGGGCGAGCAGGTCAGCGTCGGCGCCATCGCGCTCGACGTCGCCCTTTCCTCGTTGCTGGCCGGCCTGATCGGCTTCGGCCTCGGCTATGCCATCACCTGGTTGTTCCCGCGCGGCTTCGTGCCCGAATTCCTGAAGGCGCCGGTCCTTCTCGTCTTCGTCATAGGTGGCTTCATCGTCGCCGACCTCATCCAGCACGAGACTGGCCTCGTCACCGTGACGGTGATGGGCATCACCCTCGCCAACCGGCCGATCTATTCCTTCCAGGCGCTGCGCCGATTCAAGGAGGATTTGGGGGTGCTGCTCGTCTCGGGCGTGTTCATCATCCTCCCCGCCACGCTCGATTGGGAGACGCTGCGGGCGTTCGAGGCGCGTTTCCTCGTCTTCCTCATCCTGCTCCTGTTCGTCGTGCGGCCGGTGACGGTGCTCGTCAGCCTGTTCCTTTCCAAGGTGCCGTGGCGGGAGCGCCTGTTCATCGCCTGGATCGCGCCCCGCGGCGTGGTCGCCGTCGCCATCACCGGCCTCTTCGCGCTGCGCCTCACCGAATTTGGCGTGGCCGACGCCGACGCGCTCATTCCCCTGTCATTCGGGGTCGTCGTCGCGACCATTTTCGCCCATGGCTTCACCGCCCAGAAGCTCGCGGAACATCTCGGCATCGACCAGGGGCCGGGGCGCGGCGTGCTGCTGATCGGCGCCAATAGCTGGACGATCGCCTTTGGCCGGATACTGAAGCAGCTCGAAATACCGGTTACCGTGGCCGACACGAGCAAGCTCGCGCTCCGCACTGCCCGCAGGGCCGAGCTCGACGTCTATCGCGGCGACATATTGGACGAAGTGACCCAGGATCACATCGACATGAAGCAGTTCCAGCAGCTGGTCGCCGCCACCGACAACGACGCCTATAACGCGCTCGTCTGCGCCGACCTCGGGCCGGAACTCGGCTTCGAGGCCGTCAGCCAGATCGGCGCCGACCAGGAACGGGGCCCGGTTCGTGGCCGCGTGCTGATGCCGGGCGGCCCCTCGATCGAGGAGCTGGTGACGCGTCAGGCCGCCGGCTGGCAATTCAGCCGCACCCGGCTCAGCGAGGAATTCGGCCTGAAGGACCATCTCGCCGCGCGGCCCGAGGGCGCCGAGAGCCTGGCCGTGCTGAAGCCGAGCGGCCGGCTGCTCTTCTTCTCGACCGACGCACGGCCGGTGACCGAAGCCGGCGACACGGTGATCAGCTATGTCCCGCCCGAAAAGGCGGCGCAGCGGCGCGAGAAGAAGGCGGCTCAGGCGGCGGCGCGGCCCGCCGCCACCTCATAG
- a CDS encoding alpha/beta hydrolase, translated as MDRVQKIARWSALIVGGTMAAALALLLLGAHFYSIAYLSPYASIFLNWFSPWFVVLPLFSAALIWIAGPRNRRGLRKTLSLIAVAVAVIGAVAVGRMIAVAHENGVSIDLVRALGSHPPLPDTPDQDVVYSRFEGEPLGLVLYKPAPQEQPFPAPVLVYIHGGGWVAGDRFAGGENLRWFARRGWLTISIDYPLSSRDQHLWAETIEQVGCALAWVQANAHRFGADPTRISLMGDSAGGNLVLIAGYRANSGTLPSSCGGNVPRVAAISAIYPAVHVAEVYRNEFPQIGDMARGFADAYVGGSPDRFPDRYTSIDPASYIAPESPPTLLIVGENDHLLPPDLTYRFAAEAKRGGVDVELVRFPYGQHLFDQSTNSIGNQLVLGATRRFLEAHGQGPAREDRALP; from the coding sequence TTGGACAGAGTTCAGAAGATCGCGCGATGGTCGGCCTTGATCGTCGGCGGGACCATGGCGGCGGCGTTGGCGCTTCTCCTGCTCGGCGCGCATTTCTACTCCATTGCGTATCTGTCGCCCTACGCCTCGATATTTCTCAACTGGTTCAGCCCCTGGTTTGTCGTGCTGCCGCTATTCAGCGCCGCGCTTATCTGGATCGCGGGTCCCAGGAACAGGCGCGGGCTGCGAAAGACACTGAGCCTCATTGCGGTTGCCGTCGCGGTGATCGGGGCCGTTGCGGTCGGACGAATGATCGCCGTGGCGCACGAAAACGGCGTGTCGATCGATCTGGTCCGCGCCCTCGGGAGCCATCCGCCACTGCCTGACACCCCTGACCAGGACGTCGTCTACTCTCGCTTTGAAGGCGAACCCCTCGGCCTCGTCCTCTACAAGCCGGCGCCTCAAGAGCAGCCATTTCCTGCACCCGTCTTGGTCTATATCCACGGGGGCGGCTGGGTCGCCGGTGACAGGTTCGCGGGAGGCGAGAACCTCCGTTGGTTCGCGCGACGCGGGTGGCTGACGATCTCCATCGACTACCCGCTCTCGTCGCGCGACCAGCATCTATGGGCCGAGACGATCGAACAGGTCGGCTGCGCGCTCGCCTGGGTGCAGGCGAACGCCCATCGCTTCGGCGCCGATCCGACGCGGATTTCCCTGATGGGCGATTCGGCGGGCGGCAACCTGGTGCTCATCGCGGGCTACAGGGCGAACTCAGGCACGTTGCCCTCCTCTTGCGGCGGCAATGTGCCTCGCGTGGCCGCGATCTCCGCAATCTATCCCGCGGTCCATGTTGCCGAGGTCTATAGAAACGAATTCCCACAAATAGGCGACATGGCGCGCGGATTTGCGGATGCTTATGTGGGCGGGTCGCCGGATCGGTTTCCGGATCGCTACACCTCCATCGACCCGGCTTCCTACATCGCTCCCGAGTCGCCGCCGACGCTCCTTATCGTGGGCGAGAACGATCATCTGCTACCCCCGGACCTCACCTATCGGTTTGCGGCGGAAGCGAAGCGGGGCGGCGTGGATGTCGAACTCGTTCGGTTTCCCTATGGCCAGCATCTCTTCGACCAGTCGACGAACAGCATCGGCAACCAGTTGGTGCTCGGCGCTACGCGGCGATTCCTGGAAGCGCATGGGCAAGGACCGGCGCGCGAGGATCGAGCTTTACCGTAG
- a CDS encoding TonB-dependent receptor produces the protein MRKSFWLISAGIAALATPSFAQGQVPPVGEATPTQEAASVDDAVQNQARRGTEDIIVTATRRNEALSDVPLAVSAITAQSLENSGAADIRQLQQLSPSLLVSSTQSEAGASSARIRGVGTVGDNPGLESSVAVFIDGVYRSRNGTALTELGPVERVEVLRGPQGTLFGRNASAGIISVITAAPKFEHEGRAEASIGNHDYRRFELGFTGPLSDTFAYRLDGVYLKRDGFIEDVISGREVNDRDRYLIRGQLLFEPSDTLSVRVIGDYANRDEECCGAVYLPTQDAVTDGAGGVTFAPSSFVPLIQALGGVVLDDPFERQMAITPGRSYRQDVEDYGLSAEVVYDLGGAELTSISAWRGNDYVRGQDADFNNLDILYRDDDGGNQQKFRTFTQELRLQGEAFEGRLDWLVGGYFAHEKLTVRDNLSFGTDYQRYSNCVLAANVSQQLSAAFGAPINLTQPIGGVGCFNQTVAGAIASNPLVPAAQRQLIALLGGLAPGVPLGGYDAIGAVLGAGLGLPPLSFNNAQTSDRFKQTSRNFAFFTHNIFEVTDRLNLTVGLRYTNEKKTLDATLTDNNLFCQAIAGSPFVALTQLPCVVPAVPGGTFTRENVRNKEDEFSGTAVLSYKVTDDLLTYASYSRGYKAGGFNLDRSALARFVVPGVGPVGPVLPTAGLENLIFEPEKVDAFEIGAKYNGQGFDLNVAAFHQVFDGFQLNTFNGLFFEVENVNACKQDLGGLDTDDDSTSGACPGGTKGGVKSMGVEVEAFMRPIENVGLNLGGSLIDTQYRRNLVGVDGAPLSDSLFQLPGRRISNSSLWTLTGALTYTPPIGNSGLSGLFYIDARYQSKFNTGSDLDLEKVQDAYFVTNARIGLRGPDDRWGIELWGRNLLDEDYQQVAFDMPIQGATGTTIRGVQQGFYPRATQLFGSFLAEPRTYGVTVRTRF, from the coding sequence ATGCGTAAGTCGTTCTGGTTGATTTCGGCGGGCATCGCTGCGCTCGCGACTCCGTCTTTCGCGCAGGGCCAGGTGCCGCCCGTCGGCGAGGCCACCCCCACCCAGGAAGCCGCCTCGGTGGACGACGCCGTCCAGAACCAGGCCCGCCGCGGCACGGAGGACATCATCGTCACGGCCACCCGCCGCAACGAGGCGCTCTCCGACGTGCCGCTCGCCGTGTCGGCGATAACCGCGCAGTCGCTCGAGAATTCGGGCGCGGCCGACATCCGCCAGCTGCAGCAGCTCTCGCCGTCGCTCCTCGTCTCCTCGACCCAGTCGGAAGCCGGCGCCAGCAGCGCCCGCATCCGCGGCGTCGGCACGGTCGGCGACAATCCCGGCCTCGAAAGCTCGGTCGCGGTCTTCATCGACGGCGTCTACCGCTCGCGCAACGGCACGGCGCTGACCGAGCTCGGCCCCGTCGAGCGGGTCGAAGTGCTGCGCGGCCCTCAGGGGACCCTCTTCGGCCGCAACGCTTCGGCCGGCATCATCTCGGTGATCACCGCCGCCCCGAAGTTCGAACATGAAGGCCGGGCCGAGGCGAGCATTGGCAATCACGACTATCGCCGCTTCGAACTCGGCTTTACCGGCCCGCTTTCGGACACGTTCGCCTATCGGCTGGACGGCGTCTATCTCAAGCGCGACGGCTTCATCGAGGACGTGATTTCCGGCCGCGAGGTCAATGACCGCGACCGCTATCTCATCCGCGGCCAGCTGCTGTTCGAACCGAGCGACACGCTGTCGGTGCGGGTGATCGGCGACTATGCCAACCGCGACGAGGAGTGCTGCGGCGCCGTCTATCTGCCGACCCAGGACGCCGTGACCGATGGCGCCGGCGGCGTCACCTTCGCGCCTTCCTCCTTCGTCCCGCTGATCCAGGCCTTGGGCGGTGTCGTGCTCGACGATCCCTTCGAGCGGCAGATGGCGATCACGCCGGGCCGCAGCTACCGCCAGGACGTCGAGGATTACGGCCTGTCGGCCGAGGTCGTCTATGATCTGGGCGGCGCCGAGTTGACCTCGATCAGCGCCTGGCGCGGCAACGACTATGTCCGCGGCCAGGATGCGGACTTCAACAATCTCGACATCCTCTATCGCGACGACGATGGCGGCAACCAGCAGAAGTTCCGGACGTTCACGCAGGAGCTCCGGCTCCAGGGCGAGGCCTTCGAGGGCCGTCTCGACTGGCTGGTCGGCGGCTATTTCGCCCATGAGAAGCTCACCGTCCGGGACAATCTGAGCTTCGGAACGGACTATCAGCGCTATTCCAACTGCGTCCTGGCGGCGAACGTCAGCCAGCAGCTGAGCGCGGCCTTCGGCGCGCCGATCAATCTCACCCAGCCGATCGGCGGGGTCGGCTGCTTCAACCAGACGGTCGCGGGGGCGATCGCCTCCAATCCGCTGGTGCCGGCGGCGCAGCGGCAGCTGATCGCCCTGCTCGGCGGCCTGGCGCCGGGTGTGCCGCTCGGCGGCTATGACGCGATCGGCGCCGTGCTGGGCGCCGGACTCGGGCTTCCGCCGCTCTCATTCAACAATGCCCAGACCAGTGACCGCTTCAAGCAGACGAGCCGCAACTTCGCCTTCTTCACCCACAATATCTTCGAGGTCACCGACCGGCTGAACCTGACGGTCGGTCTTCGCTATACGAACGAGAAGAAGACGCTCGACGCGACGTTGACCGACAACAACCTCTTCTGCCAGGCGATCGCCGGCTCGCCCTTTGTTGCCCTGACACAGCTCCCCTGCGTTGTGCCAGCTGTCCCGGGCGGCACCTTCACTCGAGAGAATGTGAGGAACAAGGAGGACGAATTCAGCGGAACGGCCGTCTTGAGCTACAAGGTCACCGACGATCTGCTGACCTACGCGAGCTATTCGCGCGGCTACAAGGCAGGCGGCTTCAACCTCGATCGTTCGGCGCTGGCGCGATTTGTGGTTCCTGGTGTGGGGCCGGTCGGACCGGTGCTTCCGACGGCGGGCCTAGAAAACCTCATCTTCGAGCCGGAGAAGGTCGACGCTTTCGAGATCGGCGCGAAATATAACGGTCAGGGCTTCGACCTCAACGTCGCCGCCTTCCACCAGGTCTTCGACGGCTTCCAGCTCAACACCTTCAACGGCCTCTTCTTCGAAGTCGAGAATGTGAACGCCTGCAAGCAGGACCTGGGCGGCCTCGACACGGACGACGACAGCACGAGCGGGGCGTGCCCGGGCGGCACCAAGGGCGGCGTCAAGAGCATGGGCGTCGAGGTCGAGGCCTTCATGCGGCCGATCGAGAATGTTGGCCTCAACCTCGGCGGGAGCCTGATCGATACCCAGTATCGCCGCAATCTCGTCGGCGTCGACGGCGCTCCGCTCTCGGACTCGCTGTTCCAGCTTCCGGGGCGGCGCATCTCGAACTCGTCGCTGTGGACGCTGACCGGCGCCCTCACCTACACGCCGCCGATCGGCAACAGCGGCCTCAGCGGGCTTTTCTACATAGACGCGCGCTATCAGAGCAAGTTCAACACCGGCTCGGACCTCGATCTCGAAAAGGTGCAGGACGCCTATTTCGTCACCAATGCCCGCATCGGCCTGCGCGGTCCTGACGACCGCTGGGGCATCGAGCTTTGGGGGCGGAACCTGCTCGACGAGGATTATCAGCAGGTCGCGTTCGACATGCCGATCCAGGGGGCAACGGGAACCACGATCCGCGGCGTCCAGCAGGGATTCTATCCCCGCGCGACGCAGCTGTTCGGCTCCTTCCTCGCCGAGCCCCGCACCTATGGCGTGACGGTGCGCACGCGCTTCTGA
- a CDS encoding [protein-PII] uridylyltransferase, with protein sequence MDSRFAALSQRRAIVDRRALADEIAGLGARGKARVTKLLKQALADGRAEIARRLAEKPWQGRETATAYAFLTDQVVRLAYDYVTQQLYPRPNPTAGERLTLMAVGGYGRGEMAPCSDVDIAFVTPWKPTPWAEQVIEALLYLFWDLGLKIGHSSRSVDDMIRIAAEDHTVRSAILESRYLWGDEALFDEAQGRFWKEVVAGRARAFVTEKLEERNARHKRLGDSRYVVEPNVKEGKGGLRDLHTLFWIGKYVYRVRSVPELVEKGLLTLDELRQFQKAERFLWAVRCHLHLVAGRAEDRLTFDYQREIAERMNYADRPGKSPVERFMQHYFLHAKAVGDLTGVFLAHLDEQFAGSGRRFGLPALRRRPRKLEGFVLDRGRLALPNDIFFEEDPVRLLQMFALADRHQLEIHPLAMRAASRDARLIDNDVRDDPRANALFLDVLTSPRDPETVLRWMNEAGVFGRFVPDFGRVVAQMQFDMYHHYTVDEHSIRAIGLMAKIERGELKADHPISTAIIHQISSRRALYVAVLLHDIAKGRGGDHSILGAEVAHQLCPRLGLDDAETETVAWLVRWHLLMSATAFKRDLADPKTIADFVGRVKSLERLRLLLLLTVVDIRAVGPGVWNEWKRQLLRELFEAAEELLRLGHKQKGRRQRVEATQEDLANRLGWDASRLARLGWRLPDSYWLAEPIEVLEANARFVDRADRAPATTGPLWAGVQPERGGTLVTIYAKDQPGLFYRVAGAISLAGGNIIDARIHTTNDGMALDNFLVQDLRGLPFDDSHQLERLEEAVTAAVAGQEPRMDRLEAKALPLPRAEAFPIRPAVFIDNKASNRYTVVEVNARDRAALLSGLAHALSQSKATIHSAHIATYGERAVDVFYITDLHEGKIERPARLKAIRERLLKAADYEVAAGRAAA encoded by the coding sequence GTGACCAAGCTGCTGAAGCAGGCCCTGGCCGACGGCCGCGCCGAGATCGCCCGGCGCCTTGCCGAGAAGCCGTGGCAGGGGCGCGAGACCGCGACGGCCTATGCCTTTCTTACCGATCAGGTCGTCCGCCTCGCTTATGATTACGTCACCCAGCAACTCTATCCGCGCCCCAATCCCACCGCGGGGGAGCGGCTGACCCTGATGGCGGTCGGCGGCTACGGCCGCGGCGAGATGGCGCCTTGTTCGGACGTCGACATCGCCTTCGTCACGCCCTGGAAGCCGACACCCTGGGCCGAGCAGGTGATCGAGGCTTTGCTCTATCTCTTCTGGGACCTGGGGCTGAAGATCGGCCATTCCAGCCGCTCGGTCGACGACATGATCCGCATCGCGGCCGAGGATCATACCGTTCGCAGCGCCATCCTCGAATCGCGCTATCTTTGGGGTGACGAGGCCTTGTTCGACGAGGCCCAGGGGCGTTTCTGGAAGGAAGTCGTCGCCGGCCGCGCCCGCGCCTTCGTCACCGAGAAGCTCGAGGAGCGCAACGCCCGCCACAAGAGGTTGGGCGACAGCCGCTACGTGGTCGAACCCAACGTCAAGGAAGGGAAGGGCGGCCTTCGCGACCTCCACACCCTCTTCTGGATCGGCAAATATGTCTATCGGGTGCGGTCGGTGCCGGAGCTCGTCGAAAAAGGACTCCTCACTCTCGACGAGCTGCGCCAGTTCCAGAAGGCGGAGCGCTTCCTGTGGGCAGTGCGCTGCCACCTCCATCTCGTCGCCGGTCGCGCCGAGGATCGGCTCACCTTCGACTATCAGCGCGAGATCGCCGAGCGCATGAACTATGCGGACCGGCCCGGCAAATCGCCCGTCGAGCGCTTCATGCAGCATTATTTCCTCCACGCCAAAGCGGTCGGGGACCTCACGGGCGTCTTCCTCGCTCATCTCGACGAGCAGTTCGCCGGAAGCGGCCGCCGCTTCGGCCTGCCGGCGCTGCGCCGCCGTCCGCGCAAGCTCGAAGGCTTCGTGCTCGACCGGGGCCGTCTCGCCTTGCCGAACGATATATTCTTCGAGGAGGATCCGGTCCGCCTCCTCCAGATGTTCGCGCTGGCCGACCGTCACCAACTGGAGATTCACCCGCTGGCGATGCGCGCGGCGAGCCGCGACGCGCGGCTGATCGACAATGACGTGCGCGACGATCCGCGCGCCAACGCGCTTTTCCTCGATGTGCTGACCAGCCCACGCGATCCCGAAACGGTGCTGCGCTGGATGAACGAGGCCGGCGTGTTCGGCCGCTTCGTTCCCGACTTCGGCCGTGTCGTCGCGCAGATGCAGTTCGACATGTACCACCATTACACGGTCGACGAGCATTCGATTCGCGCGATCGGCCTGATGGCGAAGATCGAACGCGGCGAGCTCAAGGCCGACCACCCGATCTCGACGGCGATCATCCACCAGATCTCGTCGCGCCGCGCCCTATACGTCGCGGTGCTGCTCCACGACATCGCCAAGGGTCGCGGCGGCGACCACAGCATCCTTGGCGCCGAAGTCGCCCACCAGCTCTGCCCGCGGCTCGGCCTCGACGATGCAGAGACGGAGACGGTCGCCTGGCTGGTGCGCTGGCATCTCCTGATGTCCGCCACCGCCTTCAAGCGTGATCTCGCCGATCCCAAGACCATCGCCGACTTCGTCGGGCGGGTGAAAAGCCTGGAGCGGCTGCGCCTTCTCCTGCTGCTCACCGTGGTCGACATCCGCGCCGTGGGGCCCGGCGTCTGGAACGAATGGAAGCGCCAGCTGCTGCGCGAGCTGTTCGAAGCGGCGGAGGAACTGCTCCGGCTCGGCCACAAGCAGAAGGGTCGGCGCCAGCGGGTGGAGGCGACGCAGGAGGATTTGGCGAACCGGCTCGGTTGGGACGCAAGCCGTCTCGCCCGGCTCGGCTGGCGCCTTCCCGATTCCTACTGGCTGGCCGAACCGATCGAGGTGCTCGAGGCCAACGCCCGCTTCGTCGACAGAGCCGATCGCGCGCCTGCGACGACGGGGCCGTTATGGGCGGGCGTTCAGCCGGAGCGCGGCGGCACCCTCGTCACCATCTACGCCAAGGATCAGCCCGGCCTCTTCTACCGCGTGGCGGGAGCGATCAGCCTCGCCGGCGGCAACATCATCGACGCCCGGATCCACACCACCAACGACGGCATGGCGCTCGATAATTTCCTCGTTCAGGACCTGCGCGGCCTGCCCTTCGACGATTCGCACCAGCTGGAGCGGCTGGAGGAGGCGGTCACCGCCGCCGTCGCCGGACAGGAGCCGCGCATGGACCGTCTGGAGGCGAAGGCGTTGCCGCTGCCGCGCGCCGAGGCCTTCCCGATCCGCCCCGCCGTCTTCATCGATAACAAGGCGTCCAACCGCTATACGGTGGTAGAGGTCAATGCGCGCGACCGGGCCGCGCTGCTCAGCGGCCTGGCCCACGCACTATCGCAATCGAAGGCGACGATCCATTCCGCCCATATCGCCACCTACGGCGAGCGTGCCGTCGACGTCTTCTACATAACCGACCTTCACGAGGGGAAGATCGAGCGGCCGGCGCGGCTGAAGGCCATTCGCGAGCGGCTGCTGAAGGCCGCCGACTATGAGGTGGCGGCGGGCCGCGCCGCCGCCTGA